Within the Siniperca chuatsi isolate FFG_IHB_CAS linkage group LG18, ASM2008510v1, whole genome shotgun sequence genome, the region TTTCACCAACAAATTTAACCAATATAGCTTCATCTTTAAAATACAGACAGCAGTCagatttaattaaatcaaaccCTGTTTTGAatactatttatggtctgcatattttctgtaattacctctctatatagtagttttcattgttagtggcgggGTCCGCCATTCCAGTGCTAGATTCAATTTGCCTTCACACacgagggattcacaggaaacgatttttaaattttatctcAATATCATCAGCTCCACTGTCTACTGTTCCCTCTCCTACAGCCGTAAtagagctgtattaagttactgctaatgctaatccaacatttcctactgctgcttcacattaaaagcattcaactgacaaaataagcttttattgtgaagcagtcgCAGGAAACACAATGTTATTTGTCACAGAGGTTAGTGTTGACATTGATTGTTCAAAGAtgtgtctacaaaacaagacaagatcgttttttttttttaaatatgtcagggagtaatggaacaaggagcagccacagtgagctgttagatgaagagctgcaggcgacaggctgcacacctccaccTTCTCAGCAAGGTTACCGACTCGTTACTGtgccctgctgttgtgtggaaaactactcCCGCTGTGTGCAATTATTTTTGACTGACCTCTATATTTCAGACAAAGTAGCTGCACAaggagtgtttgctgtagtattaaaccacacCTGTGGTTGCCACCAGTAACCACTGATGTCACCAAATCTatcaggactgaaatcttaaggattacaactcTAACCATGCAGGTTAACCATGAAAACTCTTTTGATTTGACACCTAGAAATAATATTTGAATGTATAACTAACACCATAATACCCTATAGTAAGAAAATTgattatgaaaagaaaagaagcatttttatatttgacaCCGTAcctctcttctgtttctttttctcctcctcctcgcctgCAGGGGGAGCATCTCCAATGCCGGGTTCCTGCTTGGGTGCATTCGCTGCCGGGCCAGTAggacagaaataaaatagaaagacattaaaaacaatcCAGCAACAACCTTTTGGATGACTACTATATTTATATACCTGGATGTTTTTAGTAACAGGCTAGCCTAGCTGCTGACCAGTGTGTGTCCGTAACAGTTTGCTTTTCCCTTTAAAGCCGGAgtgcggaacttttgtctcccgctaatggcagtgagagtaattacacaaacactgtcgagCGTgattatgatgtatgcctacagtgagcctcaggctcgtgttcagatatagttacaaaaatacagagaaatttccacagttccaagaaaataatccattatttaggttgagtaaatgtaaaagaGAGCAGTAACTTaacatctgtgtctgcctcagtctcttctctcagcgctctccaacgaggagaagctaaagctacaccaatggttaaaCCCGTTTGTCCTCGCCATCGATCGCTTTAtgtttttgactgtaatccttcctctaaacgctgagtttctttttttatcagaaGCATCAGAAACTTTCCTTGGACGCTTACTAGTCCTACTCCAactactcctagttgctgtagcctactccgtcgctacggttgctccagagccatgtagagagagagagttgtgtcAACTCTGTTCAACTGTTTcaactttattggcatgaatgcatacaatacaacgttgccaaagcatattaacacaaactatacaatcataataaataaaataaacaatgctcaacaataaacattctctccgatggaccttttttcttttacagcaatggcggatcaaatcaaaaccaaagcaatcattgctggttggcataaaatgcatcattaccAGTGCACCAGCAcaggaatgtcgccacagacccCAGATTTGAAAACTCCATATgctgcgaaatacagagagatttccCTGGCGGTGATCGGCTTAATCAGCACTGTATGAACTCGTtgggcttgaatgtaacggtttatatatatatatatatatatatatatatatatatatatatatatatataaaaagtcaGGCACTCCAGCTTTAAGAATAACATCATTACAGACCTTTAGACCTGAAAAGATTTGACCTCATTATGACACAATTTCTCACTCTGGATACACTGTAGTGAACCTTATACTGTCAGCCCTGTTACAACTCAAaagtacacattcacaaatttgtgatttttattttttctccttgCTTTGAAGTAAAATCTTTCACAGCTTTAGGGCTTGTGGAAAATGTGGAATAAAGAAATTTTTTCCAACCTTACAGCTACTTGAGAAAAGTTGTATGTTAAGGATCAAAACACATATGACATTATGgatacatcaataaataagtGACAATATGACTTTTGGTGGTTTCAGAAgatatttacacaaaaaaaattgtgacagagaaaaataaatgtgtgtcaCTTGAATGCAGAGCAGCCTTTAAGACCAGGAAGACACAACCATAAGCTGCACCGCAATATTACCACACTATTTATTCTCATGGACAACTGAAGAAAAATATTGTTGGCTAAAATCTTAAATGGCACTCACCACCTACAGTCATCCTGGCAAATACATCTGGAAAGTTCTTCTCAAGCCATTGCCTACATTTGGCTGGCTCAGGCATGTACTCACAGTACTGCAGACACAACGGTGTAGAATTAGTTAAACCTTAAAAGAACAGCTTAAATATCTCAAACGGCATATTTGTGAGTGCTTTAGGGAACCGGGTCACACAACAGAATATCCTATTTGTTTGATGATTAAACTCACCTCAGTAGGCAGAGAgcacactgcagagagagagagagagagaaaatcacaTCATCACGTTTTGAAAAAGGCACCAAGATCTCATAAAGAAGCCAAACGGAGTAAAacattatatactgtacctCCACAGTAAAGAACTTTAAATGGGTATTTTGAATCAGGCTCAAACGTCACTTGGTCTGATCTGCTTTCTGAAGAACCAGATTCCATCTCAGTAGTAGCCATCAAAAAATGTTCTAGATAAAAGACAGATAAAtggacagaaatgtaaaacacaggGCGCATATAGGTTGGTGTAAatgatattgtaaaaaaaaaaaaaaaaatgaattcagGATAAAAGCCTAAACTTTCCACTCCACATCAAAACCTAAAGACCAGTGATAAAATGTCTTCAGATTTGTTATTATCAGACTCTAGTGTAGGCATGAGTGAACAAGACTCCTGCCAATATTTCATCATGCTAGCCTGTCCGGCCAACATTCATATCCTTTACTGTCAGCACAGATCAGATACATGAGCAGCAGCTAGCTAACATCATGACACAGACTTATGTGAACGAAAATAGTCCACAGGGTAGCCTACAGGGGCTAATTTAATGCTGCAATTAATAGTTGGCTTGATAGCATCTAATAAGTAAGCAGGACTagctttagctagctaacacatGCGGCAGTTTTGCAGTGGGTGCGCTACTTAAATAGACCGTTTATCTACTATACTTGTTATAATGTCTATGATTTAAATATCACGGCTATCGTGAACTCTATCACCACAGAGACAAACTATATCAGAGCAAAAATAATCCCCGAATTTAGTTTCTGTGGTCTCATTCATCAGGTTACGTTGACTCACCCAGCTGTCACCGTTAGCACCTCAGTTTATAGGGCTTTAGCTTAGCAGGCTAACTGAGCCAACGCTAACTGAGCAGGCTCTGCTGCTAATAAAGATGCAACAAATGTCGAGTTACGTACCTCGCAAAATATACTCTTAAAACTGCTGTCTGTTTAGTAAAGCCGCTCGCATTATTGGCGTTAGTTTGACTTTTACAAAAGCATTCTTATTGAATAAGGTTGAGTTGGCGTACTTTGAGCACGCCTAGTAGCGCTTCTTGTTTTAGTTGTGGAAGTGTCCGACGCGCAGCGCTAACGCgcagcagcgccccctgctgctcGGAGGACGAACCGACCTGCTCGAAAAAATCTCCAAAACACTCAAACTCCCACTGTTTGAATTCATATGCATGAATGCAACCCACATTTCAGCTCACCTGCTTTCTTTGACACAAATTTGACTACATATGTAagcttttttccattttagaaTTAGGCCTAATTCATGATATAAGTCATgtaagtaaaaatgaaaattaaatccAAATAAAACTCCTATAAAATTGCCTGCAGAAGCAGAATTTAATTTCACTGCAGAGCTTAAAAAAGaataatcggcaactattttgacaatcatTTGATCGTTCATCATCGTTTTtctgacaaaaatgcaaaacattaccTAGTAAATTGTGAACTGAGTATCCTAAGCTTTTGCATTGATCCATcaagcaatttgatgacatcacctgaATTAGGAtgggcattttatttttattactttctgacatttataGACCAAATTAAGAGGAAATTAGGAAGcgtcactaatgttgcagctggtaaaggtggggctaattccGGCTACTTGATaaactgctgggtagcttaatctctAATAATGTATCATCATTCATTAGTtgattcatattttgtattaacaatctGAGTTAGCAAAGtgactagtaactaaagctgtcaaataaatatagtggagtaaaaagtacaatattcgcctccaaaatgtagtggagtagacatataatagcataaaatggaaatagagAGTGCATAAGTatattacttgagtaaatacaCTTAGTTACTCACTACTAATTAGTGATAGTAAGAGCAGAAAATATTGTACCGTTAAGGTTTGGGAGGGTGAGAAGTATTTACAACCACATCTAGACATTACCGTACATTTAAACATTCAATTTAATCATATGAATGTtgaagaaaatatattcattatttaatgCGATTTGATTCCAGTTGAGTTTTAAATGATATTCTGAGTGACTGCCCTTCTGGACAAAATCATATTTcctattttcagttttacttttcaAGATTtatgacagtaaaaaaaacaatatttgtacttttgctgtgctttttaaaactttgtgCTTTTATGTTGAAAATCTGCTGACTTGAGGGCATCTTGTATCCTTCCTAGGCTGAGTATTTCAAGGTAAAGCCAAGACGTACGGAAGTGAGAAATTAATTTGGCTAACTTTGGAGTTCTCCAAAACGACGTTCATGTGCCTAGGAAAGAAGCTCTTGTGACACCCATCATACTCTcagttatattattttatttttgggaattcagtaaaaatatttagaaaagaATTACGGGATGTCCGTTGGCGTGACGTCATTGTcgaatccttttttttttctccccaacTCATTTACGTTCAAAAGTTAAACTCTCCTagatgctaacgttagctagcaatTTAAGTTTTCTAGAGACATTTTTATATTCACCTAAcgatatttaaattagttttggAGCGTATTGTTAAATTACATAAGCGCTGACGTTGTTTAGCCTATGTTGTGTTAGTTTTAGTTAACTTTAGAGTTACTTACAGAGGCGGTAAGTTAACGTTAGCCTTACTAACTCAAGCTAGCTGACTGGCATGCCCCCCAGAAGATGCCCACAACAAGCTCAAAACAACACCAATGAAGGTGACATAACACAGGGGGTTGCTGGAGAAAAAGCACGGAGGAATTGGGTGTAATATTAGTGGGTAACTGTTATGATGTGATGGACGAAGGGAAAAGACTGTCTCCCTCGAATGGAAGAGCTTTTAGAAAAGCCTCAGCCTGTTTCTCCTGGTCAAATGGTAAACATTCCCACCATTATTGTCTTTACAACAACAATCACATTAAAGCCCTTTGCTTGAAATGTATAAGGGGAAGTTTCAACTATCCAACATCCACTTTGACTTTGTTTCAGATACTTCAGCTGAGCTCTGGCACAGCACTCCAGTTAAAATGGTCTGTTACATTTCTGTTAAATCCACTTAtagaataaatgttaaaagcCGTGCATTCATATTGTCTgatttttatgtgtatatatatgcaacTTTTCAGAAAAATGGTGGTGCTTCACTAGATGCTAGCCAACCCTCGCTCCTAACCAGCTTCAAGATGGACTGCTCAGCAAATCAGTGGGCCACAAGTACACCTCCCATCCCTGCAGACACCCTCTGTCCCCCCAGCTCGCAGGACGCTGAGGTGAGATCAATGCTTGCAAGCTCCGCCATATCTGACAGAGTCAGCTGTAAAAAGAGCAATGCATTCACAAACTACTTTTAGGAAATATTAGGGTCATGATTTTTCCAAACTGTGGAacttgggttttggactgttggttgaacaaaactgtggatggatggatttgggaaattgtgatttttcactattttctgacattttaaaagacaagCACATCAAGCAGAACATCATCTGAATAGTTAGGGACAGAAATGACGGAGGCCTTCTTTTGTAATATTGCAGCTGCAGTTAACAATCATTTTAGATTTCAATTAAGATGGCGATTATTTTCAAGATTAATCATctataaaatagtaataaatgcCCAAGGTGGCATCTTCAGAATTCTTGCTCTGTCTGAACAACACTCCATAAcccaaagacaaaaaacaacaacaactgttgCAGTCATTCCTCTGTTGATCAATTAATAGACTAATCTTTTCACTTAACTAAAATTGTGTCACACAAAAATATGACCTGTTAAACATGTAACATTACCAATGTCTGGCAGTGGTGGCATTTTTAAAGAGTTTAAGTAGAGTTAACAGTATTAACTCTGGCCTTGTTATTCAGAATTATCCGTAGTTGCCATAAtatgaaaacagacaaatagTGGCAGTATGGAAATGGCAGTCAAATACCTATCCACCAAAAGTTGAGTCAACTCTGTGATAATTGCAAGAacagatttttatatatatatacggtTTAATGTTTTACATAGTTTACTGAAATTGCATTGTTTTTGccaacaaatgtaaaatatcctTGCTTATGTTGCTAATTAAGggtgcaactaatgattattttccttaTCGATTAgtctgctgattgttttctcaaataatcaattaattgtttggtctataaaatgttagaaaatagtgaaagatgCCCATTGTAACTTCCTACATCCCTAACTGACAAAACTCAAAGTTATTTAGTTGTGCATCATAAAGACAAAGGAAACtggcaaatattcacattttagaagctggaaccagtgaattttcgTAATCTTTgccttaaaaaattactttaaacaattaatcaattatcaaaattattgttGATATATTATCTATCacttgactaattgtttcagcactattgCTAATACTACAAATAGGCTATGATATGGTGATATTAGCTTTATGCGTCTCTCTGTGTGCTTTGCAAAAGTTTCCGGTGAATGACCCGAGTGGCTCCACCAtccagaggcagaggagggagcTCCAGCTGCTGATGGCTGAGCTGAAGGACCGGGACAGGGAGCTGAACACGATGGCTGCCTCCCATCATAAGCAGCTTCATGCCTGGGAGCAAGACCGCCAGAGAGTGCTCGCCTTGGAGCAGAGGTGTGGCCGTTTGGATGGTGAGGACACAGAGACCACGAGGATATCTTCCTTGATTTTGATACAGATCCAGTTCTCCTTGACCATTTCTGCCTTCCACGTTTAAGCATCAAAACTGCAAATTATGCTGAATGATAAATCACGAATAGatgttttgcttgtgtttgtctattgtagggctgcaactaacaattattttcattatcgattaatctgctgattattttcttgattaatagaTTCATTGTTTTATATAAACTTTTAGAAAATAGCGAAAATTTCCCAATTGAAGGCGGCTTCAAATTCCATGTGTTAACttaccaacagtccaaaaaccaaagatgggaccagagaatgtttggcatttattCCAGTCGACTAATAGTTTTAGCTCTAGTCTGTCCATTATTTCAGCTGGGTGCCCTCACGTCACATAGCCATATGACAGtgatttctttttgttgttgtttgtgcagATGAGTTGCAGAAGCGTAATGAGGTGATCCGAGTCCTGACTAAACGTGTGTGGGTGGTGGAAAccagggaggaggaggtccAAAAGGAGCTCAGCGTAGCCCGACAGCAGCTCTGCGAGCTTGAACAGAAACAGCAGCACATCAGCCAAAAATGTGAAGACTTTGAGGTACCATTATAACATTATTACACGTTTATATTCTCTATAAAATTGTTGAAATGAGGCCTAAGAATAGCACCAGGACTGCTCACTATGGGATT harbors:
- the ccdc62 gene encoding coiled-coil domain-containing protein 62 isoform X2, with amino-acid sequence MDEGKRLSPSNGRAFRKASACFSWSNDTSAELWHSTPVKMKNGGASLDASQPSLLTSFKMDCSANQWATSTPPIPADTLCPPSSQDAEFPVNDPSGSTIQRQRRELQLLMAELKDRDRELNTMAASHHKQLHAWEQDRQRVLALEQRCGRLDDELQKRNEVIRVLTKRVWVVETREEEVQKELSVARQQLCELEQKQQHISQKCEDFEERNQSLNTTVMALSTQVGSLQVREEELSSMLKLKDKDVTEASGHIVNLTGRLRDLETSLTESRSQESKLLRDLEENKRRYREAKHEITHLKEELQQQVTQSSTQREEIIRLKQELQLLRRDLALSGEGDSWKDELLELARSKQERTMSELRCLRQVCENQRNDLQLLQLNLESARETVREKTSQGLPGREATVPGSEPCGHR
- the denr gene encoding density-regulated protein isoform X1, whose translation is MATTEMESGSSESRSDQVTFEPDSKYPFKVLYCGVCSLPTEYCEYMPEPAKCRQWLEKNFPDVFARMTVGGPAANAPKQEPGIGDAPPAGEEEEKKKQKRGGRGQIKQKKKTVPQKVSIAKIPRAKKKYVTRVCGLATFDIDLKEAQRFFAQKFSCGASVTAEDEIIIQGDFTDDIIDVIQEKWPEVDDDSIDDLGEVKK